CATGACCAATGGTGGCAAAGCATCTGTCGTCAATTATAATGGTATGAAAGCGGATAAGAGCAAGCTTGATAGCTACATGGCAGCAACTAGCAAAGTCAGTCAATCAGAGTTTAATGATTGGAGCAAAGATGAGCAATTGGCATTTTTGATCAATGTCTATAATGCTGGCACCGTAGAGCTGGTGTTGACCAAATATCCTAACATCAAGTCGATTAAAGATATTGGTGGAATATTTGGTTCGCCATGGAAACAGGATTTCGTCACGCTATTAGGCAAGAAGCGCTCGCTTGATGACATCGAGCACAATCTAATCCGTGGCTCAAAACGCTATAACGAACCACGTATTCACTTTGCGGTAAACTGTGCGAGCATCGGCTGTCCTGCGCTATTAAATGATGCTTTTACAGGGAGGAAATTAGATAAACAATTAGAGCAAGTGACGAGTAAATTCCTCGCGGATAGTAGTCGTAATCGTCTCAAAGGTAATACGTTAGAGATATCGCCAATTTTTAAATGGTATAAAGAAGACTTTGAAACCAACTGGCGCGGTACGAATAATCTAGAAGGGTTTTTGGCTCGTTACAGCTCGTCTTTAGGGCTTAGTAAGTCGCAAACGGCTGAGCTAAAAGCAGGAAAAGTGAAGATTGGCTATACCAATTACAACTGGAGCCTTAATAAGAAATAATGGTAACAACAAGTAAGAGTACTGCTAACTATGACGGCTATGACGACGGTTTCTATCATTATCCCAGTGCTCAATGAGGCAGATAATTTGCCTTTATTGTTTGATAATATCAATAGTCTAAATCCAAAACCGCAGCAAGTGATATTGGTCGATGGTGGTTCAAACGATGATTCTATTGGCATAATCCAAAGTTTTATTAATGAGTTAATGCCTGATAATGATCGTAAAATTGATTGGCAAATGACTGAGTCTAAAGCAGGGCGCGCGCTGCAAATGAATACAGGTGCAGCGTTAGCAACTGGTGAGGTATTGCTGTTTTTGCATGCCGATACGAAATTGCCAATGGATGCTATAGAGAGTGTTTCTGAAGCGATGAAACGGGCAGAGTGGGGACGTTTTGATGTGCAAATAGCCAGTCGTCAACCGACACTGCGATTGGTCAGTCAAATGATTAATTGGCGCTCACGGTTGAGCAGAATCGCGACAGGCGACCAAGCCATTTTTATTAGCGAGTCTTTATTTGAGCAAATCGGTAATTATCCTAACCAAGCCTTAATGGAAGATGTCGAGCTTTGCAAACAGCTAAAAGGTA
This region of Psychrobacter sp. JCM 18902 genomic DNA includes:
- a CDS encoding DUF547 domain-containing protein → MSVFNSTRLNSKSLFLSSGLLIKTAVTTSILLASMASYADFNHSTWDSLLNKNVTMTNGGKASVVNYNGMKADKSKLDSYMAATSKVSQSEFNDWSKDEQLAFLINVYNAGTVELVLTKYPNIKSIKDIGGIFGSPWKQDFVTLLGKKRSLDDIEHNLIRGSKRYNEPRIHFAVNCASIGCPALLNDAFTGRKLDKQLEQVTSKFLADSSRNRLKGNTLEISPIFKWYKEDFETNWRGTNNLEGFLARYSSSLGLSKSQTAELKAGKVKIGYTNYNWSLNKK
- a CDS encoding TIGR04283 family arsenosugar biosynthesis glycosyltransferase codes for the protein MTAMTTVSIIIPVLNEADNLPLLFDNINSLNPKPQQVILVDGGSNDDSIGIIQSFINELMPDNDRKIDWQMTESKAGRALQMNTGAALATGEVLLFLHADTKLPMDAIESVSEAMKRAEWGRFDVQIASRQPTLRLVSQMINWRSRLSRIATGDQAIFISESLFEQIGNYPNQALMEDVELCKQLKGIAKPACLKSKVITSARRWQQHGTWQTIILMWHLRFDYWRGVSADNIKARYYK